The following proteins are encoded in a genomic region of Streptomyces lunaelactis:
- a CDS encoding Ppx/GppA phosphatase family protein encodes MTRVAAVDCGTNSIRLLVADADPETGELIELDRRMIIVRLGQGVDRTGRLAPEALERTFAACREYADAIKEYGAEKIRFVATSASRDASNRDEFVRGVLDILGVEPEVITGEQEAEFSFTGATKELTGRTDLEKPYLVVDIGGGSTEFVVGDGHVRAARSVDIGCVRLTERHAPSSPATPGQITAIRADIDAALDVVEESVPITGAHTLVGLAGSVTTVAGIALDLETYDSAAIHHARISLEQVQEITGALLNSTHDERAAIPVMHPGRVDVITAGALVLLTIMQRTGAREVVVSEHDILDGIAWSIA; translated from the coding sequence GTGACCCGGGTCGCCGCAGTCGACTGCGGTACGAACTCCATCCGGCTGCTCGTCGCCGACGCGGACCCGGAGACGGGCGAGCTGATCGAACTCGACCGGCGGATGATCATCGTCCGCCTCGGCCAGGGTGTGGACCGGACCGGGCGGCTCGCGCCCGAGGCGCTGGAGCGCACCTTCGCCGCCTGCCGCGAGTACGCCGACGCGATCAAGGAGTACGGCGCGGAGAAGATCCGCTTCGTGGCCACCTCCGCCTCGCGCGACGCGTCCAACCGGGACGAGTTCGTACGAGGGGTGCTCGACATCCTGGGCGTCGAGCCCGAGGTGATCACCGGGGAGCAGGAGGCGGAGTTCTCCTTCACCGGCGCCACCAAGGAGCTCACCGGGCGCACCGACCTGGAGAAGCCGTACCTGGTCGTGGACATCGGCGGCGGCTCGACGGAGTTCGTCGTCGGCGACGGCCATGTCCGCGCCGCGCGCTCCGTCGACATCGGCTGCGTACGGCTGACGGAGCGGCACGCCCCGAGCAGCCCGGCGACCCCGGGGCAGATCACCGCGATCCGCGCCGACATCGACGCGGCTCTCGACGTGGTGGAGGAGAGCGTCCCGATCACCGGGGCGCACACCCTGGTCGGGCTCGCGGGTTCGGTGACCACGGTGGCCGGCATCGCACTGGACCTGGAGACGTACGACTCGGCGGCGATCCATCACGCGCGGATCTCCCTGGAGCAGGTCCAGGAGATCACCGGCGCGCTGCTCAACTCCACGCACGACGAGCGCGCGGCGATCCCCGTGATGCACCCGGGCCGGGTCGACGTGATCACCGCCGGGGCGCTCGTCCTGCTCACGATCATGCAGCGGACCGGGGCGCGGGAAGTGGTCGTCAGCGAGCACGACATCCTCGACGGGATCGCCTGGTCCATCGCCTGA
- a CDS encoding DUF501 domain-containing protein, whose product METPPPTTAPTEPTDADIAAFKQQLGRPPRGLRAIAHRCPCGQPDVVETAPRLPDGTPFPTLYYLTCPRAASAIGTLEANGVMKEMTERLATDPELAAAYRAAHEDYITRRDAIEVLQGFPSAGGMPDRVKCLHVLVGHSLAAGPGVNPLGDEAIAMLPEWWSKGPCVAPCEEGDKK is encoded by the coding sequence ATGGAAACCCCTCCTCCCACCACCGCACCGACCGAGCCGACCGACGCGGACATCGCCGCGTTCAAGCAGCAGCTCGGCCGCCCGCCGCGCGGACTGCGCGCGATCGCGCACCGCTGCCCGTGCGGACAGCCGGACGTCGTCGAGACCGCGCCGCGGCTCCCCGACGGCACCCCCTTCCCGACGCTGTACTACCTGACCTGCCCGCGCGCCGCGTCGGCGATCGGCACGCTCGAGGCGAACGGCGTCATGAAGGAGATGACCGAGCGCCTGGCGACCGATCCGGAGCTGGCCGCCGCGTACCGCGCCGCCCACGAGGACTACATCACGCGCCGCGACGCCATCGAGGTGCTGCAGGGCTTCCCCAGCGCGGGCGGTATGCCCGACCGGGTGAAGTGCCTGCACGTACTGGTCGGCCACTCGCTCGCGGCCGGCCCCGGGGTCAATCCGCTGGGCGACGAGGCGATCGCGATGCTGCCCGAGTGGTGGAGCAAGGGCCCGTGCGTGGCACCTTGTGAAGAAGGGGACAAGAAGTGA
- a CDS encoding LysM peptidoglycan-binding domain-containing protein, translated as MRSGNGRHRRPRQAPAIVVAAGVTGSAIAIPLLGAGSASAADAATWDRVAECESGGMWSADLGNGYYGGLQFSPETWQDFGGTAYAPSADLASRSQQIAVAQKALDAQGPGAWAGCAALAGLTNDGAATGVDPGAMPTPGQGAPTEPAAPTTPPSAEPSRTAKASKPATATPDSTEAGADANADSGNGKHRGTPVETAEPGNTTEPGNTDNEREAGRHASRGDGAARDGAGSTDETGEAGQAGNADAAPGDYTVRAGDSLWSIVDEQKLPGGWSALYKANEKTIGGDPDLVLPGQSLDLGRK; from the coding sequence ATGCGCTCCGGGAACGGACGGCACCGCCGACCCCGCCAGGCTCCGGCCATCGTCGTCGCGGCAGGGGTGACGGGATCGGCCATCGCCATTCCACTGCTCGGCGCGGGGTCGGCCTCCGCCGCCGACGCCGCCACTTGGGACCGCGTCGCGGAGTGCGAGAGCGGCGGCATGTGGAGCGCCGACCTCGGCAACGGATACTACGGCGGCCTGCAGTTCTCGCCGGAGACCTGGCAGGACTTCGGCGGCACGGCGTACGCGCCCAGCGCCGACCTCGCCAGCCGCTCCCAGCAGATAGCCGTCGCGCAGAAGGCCCTCGACGCACAGGGTCCCGGGGCGTGGGCCGGTTGCGCGGCCCTCGCCGGGCTGACGAACGACGGCGCCGCGACCGGCGTCGACCCGGGCGCCATGCCGACACCGGGGCAGGGCGCCCCCACCGAGCCGGCCGCGCCCACGACGCCGCCCTCCGCCGAGCCGTCCAGGACGGCGAAGGCCTCGAAGCCCGCCACGGCCACTCCGGACTCCACCGAGGCCGGTGCCGACGCGAATGCCGACAGCGGCAACGGCAAGCACCGCGGCACCCCCGTCGAGACGGCCGAACCCGGCAATACGACTGAACCCGGCAATACGGACAACGAGCGCGAAGCCGGCCGCCACGCCTCGCGAGGTGACGGTGCGGCGCGCGACGGAGCGGGCAGTACGGACGAGACAGGCGAAGCCGGTCAGGCCGGCAACGCGGACGCGGCGCCCGGCGACTACACGGTCCGCGCCGGTGACAGCCTGTGGTCCATCGTCGACGAGCAGAAGCTGCCCGGCGGCTGGTCTGCGCTCTACAAGGCGAACGAGAAGACCATCGGCGGCGATCCCGACCTCGTCCTCCCTGGCCAGAGCCTCGATCTCGGCCGGAAGTAG
- a CDS encoding FtsB family cell division protein produces MARKGDQDRFSTSTRLRLLGEQTAARVYRSQNRRQARRSRLTGRAAFLALVVCSLVVALAYPMRQYVSQRSDISDQERRMDEAKQQVERLRDEKARLQDNLYIQRLAREHLHMVLPGETGYTVIDPEAAEQRSTDEGTADRPWYSNVWDGVDHADRNKQ; encoded by the coding sequence ATGGCACGCAAAGGGGACCAGGACCGGTTCTCCACCTCGACCAGGCTGCGGCTGCTCGGTGAGCAGACCGCCGCTCGCGTCTACCGTTCGCAGAACCGCAGGCAGGCCCGCCGCTCCCGGCTCACCGGCCGGGCGGCGTTTCTGGCCCTGGTGGTCTGCTCGCTGGTCGTCGCGCTCGCCTACCCGATGCGTCAGTACGTCTCCCAGCGCTCCGACATCTCCGACCAGGAGCGCCGGATGGACGAGGCCAAGCAGCAGGTCGAGCGGCTGAGGGACGAGAAGGCGCGGCTCCAGGACAACCTGTACATCCAGCGCCTGGCCCGTGAGCACCTGCACATGGTGCTGCCGGGCGAGACCGGATACACCGTGATCGACCCGGAGGCCGCCGAGCAGCGCAGTACCGACGAGGGGACGGCGGACCGCCCCTGGTACTCGAACGTCTGGGACGGCGTCGACCACGCCGACCGCAACAAGCAGTAG
- the eno gene encoding phosphopyruvate hydratase, with product MPSIDVVVAREILDSRGNPTVEVEVGLDDGSTGRAAVPSGASTGAFEALELRDGDQNRYQGKGVEKAVLAVIEQIGPELVGYDATEQRLIDQAMFDLDATPDKSSLGANAILGVSLAVAHAASEASDLPLFRYLGGPNAHLLPVPMMNILNGGSHADSNVDIQEFMIAPIGAESFSEALRWGAEVYHTLKKVLKEKGLSTGLGDEGGFAPNLDSNRAALDLILEAIKQAGYAPGQDIALALDVAASEFYKDGTYQFEGKSRSAAEMTEYYEDLVASYPLVSIEDPLFEDDWAGWKVLTDKLGAKVQIVGDDLFVTNPERLARGIEEGSANALLVKVNQIGSLTETLDAVELAQRSGFKCMMSHRSGETEDVTIADLAVATNCGQIKTGAPARSERVAKYNQLLRIEEILDDAAVYAGRSAFPRFRSN from the coding sequence GTGCCGTCCATCGACGTCGTCGTAGCCCGGGAAATCCTGGACTCCCGAGGCAACCCCACGGTCGAGGTCGAGGTTGGCCTCGACGACGGCAGCACGGGCCGTGCTGCTGTTCCGTCCGGCGCCTCCACCGGTGCGTTCGAGGCTCTTGAGCTCCGTGACGGTGACCAGAACCGCTATCAGGGCAAGGGCGTCGAGAAGGCCGTTCTCGCCGTGATCGAGCAGATCGGCCCGGAGCTCGTCGGTTACGACGCCACCGAGCAGCGTCTGATCGACCAGGCGATGTTCGACCTGGACGCCACCCCGGACAAGTCCTCCCTCGGCGCCAACGCCATCCTCGGCGTCTCCCTCGCCGTCGCGCACGCCGCCTCCGAGGCCTCCGACCTGCCGCTCTTCCGCTACCTCGGCGGCCCGAACGCGCACCTGCTGCCCGTTCCGATGATGAACATCCTGAACGGCGGCTCGCACGCCGACTCCAACGTGGACATCCAGGAGTTCATGATCGCGCCGATCGGCGCCGAGTCCTTCTCCGAGGCCCTGCGCTGGGGCGCCGAGGTCTACCACACCCTGAAGAAGGTCCTGAAGGAGAAGGGGCTCTCCACCGGCCTCGGCGACGAGGGCGGCTTCGCGCCGAACCTCGACTCGAACCGTGCCGCGCTGGACCTCATCCTCGAGGCCATCAAGCAGGCCGGTTACGCCCCCGGCCAGGACATCGCGCTCGCGCTCGACGTCGCCGCGTCCGAGTTCTACAAGGACGGCACGTACCAGTTCGAGGGCAAGTCCCGCTCGGCCGCCGAGATGACCGAGTACTACGAGGACCTCGTCGCCTCGTACCCGCTGGTCTCCATCGAGGACCCGCTGTTCGAGGACGACTGGGCCGGCTGGAAGGTGCTCACCGACAAGCTGGGCGCCAAGGTCCAGATCGTCGGCGACGACCTGTTCGTCACCAACCCCGAGCGTCTGGCCCGCGGCATCGAGGAGGGCTCCGCGAACGCCCTGCTCGTCAAGGTCAACCAGATCGGTTCGCTGACCGAGACCCTCGACGCCGTCGAGCTCGCCCAGCGCAGCGGCTTCAAGTGCATGATGTCCCACCGCTCCGGTGAGACCGAGGACGTCACCATCGCCGACCTGGCCGTCGCCACCAACTGCGGCCAGATCAAGACCGGCGCCCCGGCCCGCTCCGAGCGCGTCGCCAAGTACAACCAGCTGCTGCGTATCGAGGAGATCCTCGACGACGCGGCGGTGTACGCGGGCCGCTCGGCGTTCCCGCGGTTTCGCTCGAACTGA
- a CDS encoding LysM peptidoglycan-binding domain-containing protein, with the protein MLFSSKAKHRRPSKVTRIAALAGITGAAVAVPLMGATSASAATTAEWDQVAQCESGGNWSINTGNGYYGGLQFSASTWAAYGGTAYASSADQASKSQQIAVAEKVLAGQGKGAWPSCGVGLSNAANDAGSAAAQPKAQPAPKRAEAPTTRSERPAAPAKSAKPAKAKDVKKGDGEYKVKAGDTLGKIAEAEKVKGGWQKLFDLNKDIVDDADVIFPGQQLHLS; encoded by the coding sequence ATGCTGTTTTCCAGCAAGGCAAAGCACCGCCGCCCGTCCAAGGTCACCCGTATCGCCGCCCTCGCCGGTATCACCGGTGCGGCCGTCGCCGTCCCGCTGATGGGCGCCACCTCGGCCTCCGCCGCGACGACCGCCGAGTGGGACCAGGTCGCGCAGTGCGAGTCCGGCGGCAACTGGTCGATCAACACCGGCAACGGCTACTACGGCGGCCTGCAGTTCTCGGCCTCCACCTGGGCCGCGTACGGCGGCACCGCATACGCCTCCAGCGCCGACCAGGCCTCCAAGTCCCAGCAGATAGCGGTCGCCGAGAAGGTCCTGGCCGGCCAGGGCAAGGGTGCCTGGCCGAGCTGCGGCGTCGGCCTGTCCAACGCCGCGAACGACGCCGGCTCCGCCGCCGCGCAGCCGAAGGCGCAGCCCGCCCCGAAGCGCGCCGAGGCTCCCACCACCCGTTCCGAGCGCCCCGCCGCCCCGGCGAAGTCCGCGAAGCCCGCCAAGGCCAAGGACGTCAAGAAGGGCGACGGCGAGTACAAGGTCAAGGCCGGCGACACCCTCGGCAAGATCGCCGAGGCCGAGAAGGTCAAGGGCGGCTGGCAGAAGCTGTTCGACCTGAACAAGGACATCGTCGACGACGCCGACGTGATCTTCCCGGGCCAGCAGCTCCACCTGAGCTGA